In the Mytilus trossulus isolate FHL-02 chromosome 1, PNRI_Mtr1.1.1.hap1, whole genome shotgun sequence genome, one interval contains:
- the LOC134690763 gene encoding mitochondrial import inner membrane translocase subunit Tim17-B-like isoform X2 yields MDEYARDPCPWRIVDDCGGAFSMGCIGGGIFHGIKGMRNAPKGTYRRLAGSFLTLRQRAPITGGNFAVWGGLFSAIDCSLVYIRKKEDPWNSITSGALTGAILSVRHGAGAMLGSAVVGGVLLAVIEGLGIMFTRYSAEQFNAGYGNSSQG; encoded by the exons ATGGACGAATATGCCAGGGATCCATg TCCCTGGAGAATTGTAGATGACTGTGGTGGAGCCTTTTCTATGGGTTGTATTGGTGGAGGTATCTTTCATGGTATTAAAGGAATGAGAAATGCACCAAAG GGAACATACAGACGCTTAGCTGGAAGTTTTTTAACATTAAGACAAAGAGCTCCAATTACTGGAG gaaattttgctgtgtgGGGTGGTTTATTCTCTGCCATTGACTGCTCTTTAGTATACATCAGGAAAAAGGAAGATCCCTGGAATTCCATAACAAGTGGTGCCTTAACAGGGGCAATATTATCAGTTAGAC atgGAGCTGGAGCAATGTTAGGATCTGCAGTTGTTG GTGGAGTATTACTAGCTGTGATTGAAGGATTGGGTATTATGTTTACACGGTATTCAGCAGAACAATTTAATGCAG gTTATGGTAACAGTTCACAAGGTTAA
- the LOC134690763 gene encoding mitochondrial import inner membrane translocase subunit Tim17-B-like isoform X1: protein MDEYARDPCPWRIVDDCGGAFSMGCIGGGIFHGIKGMRNAPKGTYRRLAGSFLTLRQRAPITGGNFAVWGGLFSAIDCSLVYIRKKEDPWNSITSGALTGAILSVRHGAGAMLGSAVVGGVLLAVIEGLGIMFTRYSAEQFNAANMMQEDPNASASAGVSPMFGQQQNSYQ from the exons ATGGACGAATATGCCAGGGATCCATg TCCCTGGAGAATTGTAGATGACTGTGGTGGAGCCTTTTCTATGGGTTGTATTGGTGGAGGTATCTTTCATGGTATTAAAGGAATGAGAAATGCACCAAAG GGAACATACAGACGCTTAGCTGGAAGTTTTTTAACATTAAGACAAAGAGCTCCAATTACTGGAG gaaattttgctgtgtgGGGTGGTTTATTCTCTGCCATTGACTGCTCTTTAGTATACATCAGGAAAAAGGAAGATCCCTGGAATTCCATAACAAGTGGTGCCTTAACAGGGGCAATATTATCAGTTAGAC atgGAGCTGGAGCAATGTTAGGATCTGCAGTTGTTG GTGGAGTATTACTAGCTGTGATTGAAGGATTGGGTATTATGTTTACACGGTATTCAGCAGAACAATTTAATGCAG cCAATATGATGCAGGAAGATCCCAACGCCTCAGCTTCAGCAGGTGTTTCCCCCATGTTTGGACAACAACAAAATAGTTACCAATGA